One window of the Pempheris klunzingeri isolate RE-2024b chromosome 10, fPemKlu1.hap1, whole genome shotgun sequence genome contains the following:
- the nr4a2a gene encoding nuclear receptor subfamily 4 group A member 2a, with protein sequence MPCVQAQYGSSPQGASPASQSYSYHTAGEYSCDFLTPEFVKFSMDLTNTEITATTSLPSFSTFMDNYNTGYDVKPPCLYQMPHSGEQSSIKVEDVQMHNYHQQSHLPPQSEEMMAHSGPMYFKPSSPHAPSTPNFQVQPNHMWEDPGSLHSFHQNYVAATSHMIDQRKNPVSRLSLFSFKQSPPGTPVSSCQMRFDGPLHVSMNHENPGVHRGLDGQSFAVPSAIRKQAGLAFPHSLQLGHGHQLVDSQVPSPPSRGSPSNEGLCAVCGDNAACQHYGVRTCEGCKGFFKRTVQKNAKYVCLANKNCPVDKRRRNRCQFCRFQKCMVVGMVREVVRTDNLKGRRGRLPSKPKSPQEPSPPSPPVSLISALVRAHVDSNPSMSALDYSRFQANPDYQMTGDNTQHIQQFYDLLTGSMEIIRGWAEKIPGFSDLPKQDQDLLFESAFLELFVLRLAYRSNPVEGKLIFCNGVVLHRLQCVRGFGEWVDSIVEFSSNLQSMNIDISAFSCIAALAMVTERHGLKEPKRVEDLQNKIVNCLKDQVTFNGGGLNRPNYLSKLLGKLPELRTLCTQGLQRIFYLKLEDLVPPPAIIDKLFLDTLPF encoded by the exons ATGCCCTGCGTTCAGGCTCAGTATGGATCATCACCTCAAGGAGCTAGTCCTGCTTCCCAGAGCTACAGCTACCACACCGCTGGAGAATACAGCTGCGACTTCTTAACACCagagtttgttaagtttagcaTGGACTTGACCAACACTGAGATCACAGCTACTACTTCTCTCCCGAGTTTCAGTACATTCATGGACAACTATAACACCGGTTACGACGTTAAACCGCCCTGTCTGTATCAGATGCCCCACTCTGGAGAGCAGTCCTCTATCAAGGTGGAGGACGTCCAGATGCACAACTACCATCAGCAGAGCCACCTGCCACCTCAGTCGGAAGAAATGATGGCCCACTCTGGGCCTATGTACTTCAAACCGTCCTCGCCTCATGCCCCAAGTACACCAAACTTCCAGGTCCAGCCTAATCACATGTGGGAGGACCCTGGCTCCCTCCACAGTTTTCACCAGAACTACGTTGCGGCCACGTCTCATATGATAGACCAGCGCAAGAATCCCGTGTCAAGGCTTTCGCTCTTCTCCTTCAAGCAGTCCCCGCCTGGCACCCCCGTTTCCAGCTGTCAGATGCGCTTCGACGGGCCGCTGCACGTCTCCATGAACCACGAAAACCCCGGCGTGCACCGCGGCCTGGACGGCCAGAGCTTCGCGGTGCCCAGCGCCATACGGAAACAGGCGGGTCTGGCCTTTCCTCACTCCCTGCAGCTCGGCCACGGGCACCAGCTGGTGGACAGCCAAGTGCCATCGCCCCCGTCCCGAGGATCTCCGTCAAACGAGGGTCTGTGTGCGGTTTGTGGGGACAACGCAGCCTGCCAGCATTATGGAGTGAGAACCTGCGAGGGCTGCAAAGGATTTTTCAAG CGCACCGTccagaaaaatgcaaaatacgTGTGTTTAGCAAACAAAAACTGTCCTGTTGACAAACGCCGAAGAAATCGCTGCCAGTTCTGCCGTTTCCAGAAGTGCATGGTGGTCggaatggtgagagaag TTGTCCGAACGGATAACCTGAAAGGTCGGAGAGGACGCCTACCATCCAAACCCAAAAGTCCCCAGGAGCCCTCCCCACCCTCGCCGCCGGTGAGCCTCATAAGCGCACTTGTCAGGGCCCATGTGGACTCCAACCCCTCCATGTCAGCTTTGGACTACTCCAGA TTCCAGGCTAACCCTGACTACCAAATGACTGGAGACAACACTCAGCACATCCAGCAGTTCTATGATCTCCTGACGGGCTCCATGGAGATCATCCGGGGCTGGGCGGAGAAGATCCCTGGCTTTTCTGATCTACCGAAGCAAGATCAAGATCTCCTCTTCGAATCCGCCTTCCTTGAACTTTTCGTCCTGCGGCTGGCGTACAG GTCCAACCCGGTGGAAGGCAAACTTATTTTTTGTAATGGAGTGGTGTTACACAGGCTACAGTGCGTCCGTGGATTTGGAGAGTGGGTGGACTCGATCGTGGAGTTTTCTTCCAACTTGCAGAGCATGAACATAGACATCTCAGCTTTCTCCTGCATCGCAGCTCTGGCCATGGTAACAG AGCGACACGGGCTTAAAGAACCCAAGAGAGTCGAGGATCTCCAAAACAAGATAGTCAACTGCCTCAAAGATCAAGTGACATTCAATGGCGGTGGATTGAATCGTCCCAACTATTTGTCAAAACTCTTGGGAAAGCTCCCAGAACTGCGCACACTATGTACCCAAGGTCTGCAGCGTATCTTTTACCTAAAACTAGAAGATCTAGTCCCTCCGCCAGCAATAATTGACAAACTTTTCCTCGACACCCTACCTTTCTGA